The genomic interval ATCTAGTGAGGTTGTGTTCCAAGTTATATTTTTTAGTCCTCGTTCGTCATTTAGTATTCCTATTGTAATGTCAGTTGTACGATCATCTCCCAGTGTATAACCATAAATTACTGATGCCTGAGTTATAACTTGTGGTCGATCTGAATAACCTGCTATGTCAAGTATAGGATCTATTAAAAACAGTTccaaaaagataaatattattattacagtaaatttcaattaaaatagTACATATGCCTAATCATTTATCACAttctaataatactaatttaagTTGAACTTTGTTTACTATAgttctatttaataataactagatggatggattcgagaaccatctaggtcgtgctcAAAGATGGTTCTcaaatacatagtaatttcagcgttaaaaaactggtgAAATTAAATTTACGTACCgaaggacaataatacatgttgtttacaggaacgaataaataaacACGGTGAATTATGTACTCAACAAAAATTAGCACcttgggaattacttccgaaagagaaattTGCAAATTtgcaaatttaaacaaacttaatttgtgttttgtatgtaacattaggcttgagggatggggaagatattgggtgcaaagaggaacaattttgcACGCTGCACGACCCGCCTCGACGTCGATCGCGAAGAATCCGGCTTCTGCAATTCTGCCTGCCGCAGGGATCTTCCAGCGTGCAAATGTCCGTCGTCTTTCGTACAAGTCGGCGAATTTAGGGTAGCACATTTTTAGAACcgatgacgacgacgatgacGTTTGTTTGTTCGTGGTGCTGTCGTCGACCCGGTAGGCGTTGCAACGTGACGGCAAGTACCCGCAGTGCGGGTAAAGTCTCTCGTGTTCTTGTTCCACGTTATCTCCAGATTTCAATCCTTTCAGTCGACCGCGGCAACAGAAGCATTCAACGCAGTCGCCGACTCCGGTGTAGTAGAATCCGGAGCGAGCCATGGAACTATAAGGCGCGACGCCGTTTTTTTTTGCCAGCCAGTTTTTGTAGGTTGCCAATCTGCTCCACAATGACGACATCCTGGCGATCTCCACCCGAGTCACGACGGCATCGTTGCTGCTCGTGCTGCTGCGGTTTGCTTCCTTGCGTTTCTGCGACAAAAATTCGCAGGTCCGGTTGAACTTTCCGTGCTCGACGTCAGCGACGTCCCCTTCCTCCCAGCCTTTAAGACCGACCATGCAGGAGAAGCATTTGACGTGGTCATCCGTGCCGGTGTAGTAAAATCCGGAACGAGCCAAAGAGATCGACGACACAACGTTCTGGATGGGCCAATTCTTGTAATATGCCAACCGAGCAACGTAACTGGACATGGGAGGCGGGGATGTGGGAGGCGGAGACGGTAACACGGACAGAGACGACATCTTGTCGGGTAGCGACGACGTCGAAGAACGTGGAAATGGTTCGTGTGCGTTTTCAGCGTTTTGCTTTTTCGTTTTATTCTTCACGACGGCGTCGTTGCTGCCCGTGCTGCTACGGTTTGCTTTCGCGAGTTTCTGCGACAAAAATTCGCAGGTGGGAGAAAATTTTCCGTGCACGACGTCTGCGACGTCCCCTGCCTGCAACCGCTCGTGCAGGAGAAGCATTTGACGCGGTCATCCGTGCCGGTGTAGTAAAATCCGGATTGGGCCAAAGAGATCGACGATACAGCGTTCTGGATGGGCCAATTCTTGTAAGATGCCAATTACCGAGCTACGTAACTGGACATGGGATTCGGGGACGTGGGATTCGGAGACGATAACACGAACGGAGACGACATTTTGTCGGGTAGCGGCAACGACGACGACGACAAAGAACATGGAAATGATTCGTATGCATTTTCAGCGTGTTGCtttttcgttttattttttctttttttttaattatttttattctttgacATGGTTGTTTTTGAAATTAGAAAgaaatgaagataaaaaaatattcgtCATGACTTTTCTTCAGCTAGAGGCGACTGCAAGTGCGCTCGCTTCGGTTCGCCGCCAGGGACCGTTTCGCCAAGTAAACCGTCTGTTTTCGATCGAGATTTTGTTGCCGTTTTTTTTTCGGAGGTCCTTGCAACGCACGGCTCAGCGCGGAGTTCAGGTTGATGTAGTTACGCCAAAACGACAGTTCGGCGTTGCTCGTCGGGCCTCTTGTGTCGACCAGGTGCCTGCAAATTTTGACAAGGTCCTCGATCTTGTCGTTGTCGccccctctctctctctgcCTCTCTCGCAATTAACGTCGTAGTATTCCAACTGAGGCAAGGACGAAATCGATCGATTGTCTTCGGACAGCGTTGTGGCCACGGTCATCGTTGTACCGAACACGTCCGAAAATCTGTTGAGCATTTTCGACGGCCTGTCCGACATGACGTGACTTATGTCCCTGTAAGGAACTTTCGAAAACTTCGATCGACTCCTGACGCAGGAGTACATGGGACGAACGTCCGACATGCGGACGAGAGTTCCCTCCGGAACGTACTTCCACGCAAAAGAACCGGCTCGAACTTTTCCGATGGCACGATGGCCTTTCTTCGTATCGACGGCAATTCCGAGCTCGGTCGCTCCCAATTTGGCGAACTCGGCTGAATCGAAGGCGACGAGCTTGAAGCGATGTTCTGTTCTGTTGTACGTCACGTTCCTCGGCGTAATGTTGTTGTGAACGATGCCGATCTTGTTCAGATAAACGACCGCTTCGCAAATGTTTGACGTCAACAAAGTCACACAAGGGACGATGCAGTGCACGTAACGCAACATTTCCAGATCGCATCCTTCGTTGCTCATCTTGATGGAAAGTACCATGCCTTTCAGGAACGTCACGTCGATAAGAAGCGGCATGTACTTTCGGTTGTTCGCGACCGTCTTTGCGTGAGCGAGTATCATCGCCTCCTTGTTGCCGGTCGGATCAGGCTTCTTTGTGTCGCCGGCGGAATTCGAGAGGAGCAAAGTCTTTTTCACCACTCGCACATATTCCTTGCTGGACTTGACGTTTCCGAAGCGTCCGTTCTTGTCCACTCGAAAGGCCCCGTATCTGCTGACGGATTCGTCCATCTTGTCGAAAAGTATCGTGGTTATTTGCGTCGACGTGTCGTCGACGCCACCATATGCGGCGGTGGTAGGTTCAACTGCAGCCATGTCCCAAATTTACAGG from Antedon mediterranea chromosome 5, ecAntMedi1.1, whole genome shotgun sequence carries:
- the LOC140048880 gene encoding E3 ubiquitin-protein ligase XIAP-like; translated protein: MLLLHERLQAGDVADVVHGKFSPTCEFLSQKLAKANRSSTGSNDAVVKNKTKKQNAENAHEPFPRSSTSSLPDKMSSLSVLPSPPPTSPPPMSSYVARLAYYKNWPIQNVVSSISLARSGFYYTGTDDHVKCFSCMVGLKGWEEGDVADVEHGKFNRTCEFLSQKRKEANRSSTSSNDAVVTRVEIARMSSLWSRLATYKNWLAKKNGVAPYSSMARSGFYYTGVGDCVECFCCRGRLKGLKSGDNVEQEHERLYPHCGYLPSRCNAYRVDDSTTNKQTSSSSSSVLKMCYPKFADLYERRRTFARWKIPAAGRIAEAGFFAIDVEAGRAACKIVPLCTQYLPHPSSLMLHTKHKLSLFKFANLQISLSEVIPKVLIFVEYIIHRVYLFVPVNNMYYCPSVRKFNFTSFLTLKLLCI